GCGAGTACGCTTGAACGACGTACTGCGATTCGGCCTGACCGTCGACGGTCACTTCGAAGGCGACCTGCATCGACTTAGTAACTGGGTCGAGGTAGATGTAGTCCGAGTTGATGTTCGTCAGGCGATCCCAACCTTCATCAACGTTGTACCATTCCAAAGTTGCAGTACCGCCACTCTTCGAGAAGGCCAGCGTGATGCTGTCTTCCGTAGTGGAAGCCATGGTATCGCCCCAACTGATGTAGGCGTAGTCGCGACCGCGGTAACCGAAGTTCAAGCCTGAGTACTGACCTGCTTGGCCGTTACCAATGGTAATACCACTGATTTCGTTACCGGTGATCGTGAAGTCACCTGCGGTGGTTTTACCTTTGCGGGTGAAACGAGGATCGACAACGCGGACCGAGTAGGTTCCTTCATCGAAACCAGCAAAGCTGTACGTTCCGAATGCGTCGGTACGTGTCGTGGCAATTACGGCTCCGGTCGACGAGTTGACCAGTTCCAGTGTGACACCACCGATACGGGATTCGGCACTCGCGGCGTTATCGAGGTTTTCATCGACGACACCATCGTTGTCAGAGTCGAAGTAGACAACACCTTCGATCAAACTATCGAGCAGAGTATTGAAGGTCAGCGTACCGGTTGCGGTTTGATCACCACCATCAGAAACGACGTATTGCACCGATTCGGTCAGGCCTGGGATAGCCGAGGTATAGGTGAATTCGCCGGTTGGGTTGTCGTTCACATCGAGAATCGGCGTAAACGTCCCTTGGAGATTGGCCGGAATGATGAACTCAACGAATGTCAGAGTTTCGGTTTCATCAGGACCGCCTTGCAGCGACGCGTAATCAAGAGCGAAGCCCGAAACCGTCTCGCCTTCGTTCAGTGTGAAGGATGCATCGCCAGCGATTGGTGCGTCGTCGACATTGGCAATCGCGACCACAACGTCAGCATTGGTGGTGCCGGTGTTGTTTGGCGAACCAGAGTCAGTTGTCGTGTAGTTGAAGGTTTCGGTAACTCCACCAAGATTCGCTGGTACCTGGTAAAGAAGTACCTGATGCGAGGTGATACCAGTCGCCACGATTTCAGGAATGCTTTGAGCGTTCGTTTGAATCGTGACCGTACCGTTGGTTGGCTGCGTTATCGAATCGATGTTAAAGCGACTACGATCGCCAGTAACCGGGTTGTTCGCTGAATCGAGGTCGTTCGCCAGGACGTCCAACACGTAGTACTGAACGCCGCCAATGGTAACGGCTGGAGGCGTGCTGTTTTCGTCGTCGCCGAAGTAATCTTCGTTGACATTGTAGGAATCGAAGTTTGCACCAGCGACTGGCTGGGCTTCGATCACGACACTTACAGTACCGCCGTCAAAACGGACAAGCTGTTCACCTGAAGCTCCTTGATCGTAAACGTAGGTAGCTGCCAAGTTCTCTTCGACGTTTGAGGTCGGTTGACCATCTCGTTCGATTTGGTTGAACGCCACTTCCGTTGCGTCCGGATCAGGGTTGTCAGTCAATTGGTCGATAAGCGTGTAAGGACGCACATCAACGGTGAAGTCAACCGTTCCTTCTGCAACTGCACGGAAGGTTACGCTCGCCAACAGAAATCGTTGCATCCCATTTTGTGGTGCAAAAGGATAGATTCCCCCCATCCACTTGAGCTTGCCAGCCTCAACGAACTGATTATCGTTCGCATTCTTGCCACCATACGGTGTCACATTACTTGGAACGTCACCCGTTTGGGAGCTGAATCCGGGGCCAGTTACGACGGCGGTCGACGGATCATCAATTGTCAACTTGGTCGAGTCGAACGTTATGTCGACGAACGCTTGAGAGAAGCCCGATTGAATTTCCGAAACATCGGTGACATAAATATTGAGCGTGAACGTATCATTCAGATTGACGTTCTTCGAACCACCTTCGCTGGTCGTCGCTGAATCGTGAACGATCTCGACATCGTAGTCCGCTCGATAATCTGAAGGCGCAACAACTGGTTCACCCTCCAGCGTCAACGCATCCATCGCGCTCAGAAGGTCGCGTTGCGTCAGCTTGCCGTCGTTATCGACGTCGAGATAGAGGGACTGTTCCCCTTCAAGCAAGCTGTTTTGGGCAGCGAGGGCCCCCGACTTCATCGACTTCAACTCGCCAACGAGGATTTCGATATCCTGCTGGTCGAGTACGCCATCCGAGTTGACGTCGGTTGGCATGAATTCGTTATGCCAGGGGGAAGCGACATCCCCTGCCAGCATGGAACGATTTTCCAGTTGCTCCATTCGGCGGAGACCGCGTTGCCGTTTGGCGCGTTTGAGGGAATGAGAGGGTACGCGGTGCTGGCGGCTCTTAGATTTTTTCATGGCGACCTACGGCAACCTATATTTTCGATTAGGCAAGTTACAAAATGAGCAGTTTAGGAAACTGAGGGGGCTTTTGCCGACGTTGTCCAGATTAATTAGCCCAATTGGCCTTTGCAAACTTTTTCTTCCGGTCGGAACATCCCTAATTGGGAGTAAATTCCCCGTCATCGGCAAAGTTTCCTGGTTCTACTAGCCACTTGGTCGCTTGACGTCCGCCAGAAGTTCCTCGGGACTTCAATAAAAGCTTCCGAATTTCCCGTTTTTGCCATCTCGGGCGGAACTTATGCGTGGAGAGTTCGTCCAAATTCTACGGCTCGATGCGGAGGGAAGGGGGTATAATCGGAACAACCCGCATAATCCCTAAACCCTATACCTCTTAAGCATTTGCGCGATTGCGTTCACCCCGGCGCGAATTACGCTGGGACCTAGGCAATGCCATCGCTGCAGGCCGTTTTCGTACGATTTCACCCTTGTCAGATTCGTCCCAGGTCCAGCACCTGCTGTCTCTCAACGATTTTGCGAACATCATGAAAAAAGCTCGATCTCGCACCGCTCGCCGCAATTCCATCGACCGAAATTGGAAACATCAGGTCGGCTTCGAGGCACTTGAAGTCCGCGAGATGCTGGACGCGTCCGGCGAACTGATTTCGCTCCGCCTCGAGGCGACCGATCTTCACGGTAACCCCATTCAACAGATCGTTCAGGGGGAAAGCTTCCTGGTAACGGCCTATATCGAAGATCGCCGCGGCGATGCAGGCGTGACCGTTAATGTCGATGCGGCAAATGATATTCTGGCTAATCCGTACGGCTTCTTTACCGCCTACTTCAACGTCACCTACGATTCGGTCGGCTTTGACTTCGACGACAGCTACGGAATCCAAATTGGGCCATCTATCAATCCAGTAGCGGTCAGCAATCCGGCTACGGACGTCGACGGTTATATCGAACGGCTTGGAATCCAGAACATCGATATTAGTGGTAACTTGTACCCGTCCGAGGTCGAGTTGCTGTCGTTCCGCATGATTGCCCAGCAACCAGGCACCTATAACATGGAAGAGGGGATCAACCCACACTTCCATTTCGATGTGCTCGACTATATCGAGAACCCGAATCAGCTTCCCGAAGATTGGGAGATTAACTACGTCGACGGAGTTCCCCAGTTAGAACGACTGACCGGTGATGACTTCATTGCCGCCACGGAAGATGCGGACGAATACTTCTCGCTCTACCATTTTGGCCAGCAGCGACTAACGGCAAGCGATCAAGTCTACTTCGAAGGAGTGGGCCTGCAGGTAATCGCGGCACAAGCCGCGGACTATCAAGTTCGCTATGTTGTCGACCCAACGCTTACGTCGGGCGGAGAAGTC
The Blastopirellula marina genome window above contains:
- a CDS encoding SdrD B-like domain-containing protein, which codes for MLAGDVASPWHNEFMPTDVNSDGVLDQQDIEILVGELKSMKSGALAAQNSLLEGEQSLYLDVDNDGKLTQRDLLSAMDALTLEGEPVVAPSDYRADYDVEIVHDSATTSEGGSKNVNLNDTFTLNIYVTDVSEIQSGFSQAFVDITFDSTKLTIDDPSTAVVTGPGFSSQTGDVPSNVTPYGGKNANDNQFVEAGKLKWMGGIYPFAPQNGMQRFLLASVTFRAVAEGTVDFTVDVRPYTLIDQLTDNPDPDATEVAFNQIERDGQPTSNVEENLAATYVYDQGASGEQLVRFDGGTVSVVIEAQPVAGANFDSYNVNEDYFGDDENSTPPAVTIGGVQYYVLDVLANDLDSANNPVTGDRSRFNIDSITQPTNGTVTIQTNAQSIPEIVATGITSHQVLLYQVPANLGGVTETFNYTTTDSGSPNNTGTTNADVVVAIANVDDAPIAGDASFTLNEGETVSGFALDYASLQGGPDETETLTFVEFIIPANLQGTFTPILDVNDNPTGEFTYTSAIPGLTESVQYVVSDGGDQTATGTLTFNTLLDSLIEGVVYFDSDNDGVVDENLDNAASAESRIGGVTLELVNSSTGAVIATTRTDAFGTYSFAGFDEGTYSVRVVDPRFTRKGKTTAGDFTITGNEISGITIGNGQAGQYSGLNFGYRGRDYAYISWGDTMASTTEDSITLAFSKSGGTATLEWYNVDEGWDRLTNINSDYIYLDPVTKSMQVAFEVTVDGQAESQYVVQAYSPSTPGYVVVAETAEGIIIRINGTGSQVMTNLAAVDAAFANL